The genomic stretch GCTGCTTGCTGGTGGCAACTTACAGGATTTATCGGCTGAAGGCTCGGGGTTCCACCAAGATGTCCATACACCTGATCCACACCAGAGTAGCAGCACAGGCCTGCGCTGTGGGTGCCATTATGCTAGGTGAGTAGGTTGGTGGGGTCCCAGGAGAATGAGGGCAAAATAGATGAGGCAAAGTCTGGCTCTGAGTCCTGACAGTGGAAGGGACTGCGACTTCAGTTCCTGCTCCTTGTACATCAGGCCTGTGGGGACAACCTGTACACAGAGCCATTTCCAGGGTTCCCTGTTCAACCTCCTATCCCTGGCCTAAGGTAAGGGTATGCAGCCTGTTCTGACAAGATGCCCCAGAGGGAGAGAGTCACGCAGCAGGATGTATACATTCCAATTCTCTTCCTCCtgggatcagagagagagagctactcGTTGAGTGACAGTGGACAAATCCCGCTCACCAAGCCTTGGTTTTCCCACGTAAACCCTAACTGTGGTCACCCCTCGCCTGCCTGCTTCACAGGTTGCTGTGAGGTTCCCCCAGACAATACGCAGGAGCGCTCTGTCAGGTGGGCTGTTTGCCCGGGCTGCCTGGTCAGATGTTGGAGCAGCTGCTGGGACCTGGGGCAGAAAGACAAGTGAGGCAGCTGGACTCTTAAGGGAACGGCTGTAGACCGAACCCCAGGGACACCTGGGAGAACCAGAgcacaggtgcagggctccaTGCCAAGgggcctttctccttctccctacACAGGCGCTGTGTACACAATGTACCGAGATTACAGCAAGAGGACAGCATCGGATGCTGGGGAGAAGTAGACTCACGGGCCTGGGGTAGTCAGACTCCTGCGGCAATCCCTGTGTGCTAATAAAGAAGTCTTGCGGAAAAGCAACAGTCTCTTCTTCATGGGCAGAGAACAGAGTAAGGGACCAATGGTGGTGGCTGGTGAGGACCTAGAAAAATGGCCACAAATCAAAGTGCTCTGGCCCCTAACTCCAGGGCAAGAGAGATTCTTAAGGGGTAGCAGTATCCTGAGGAGGTGCAGCAGGCCTCGGAACCCAGCAACCCAACCAGCTCATACACCTCAGGTCCCACCAGAGCAGCATGgcgtggggtgggagggtgggggcatGCTCAGGGGACCATGGAGTTCGGAGGCAGGAAGGAGGCTAcagctgggagcagaggcagTGAGGCCTCAAGGGAGATGACGTACATCCAGAATGTAAGGGCCAGGACTGGACGGGACGAGGGGGTGGGGATGAAAGAGGCACAAGAAGGCAGAAGTCGGAATGTTCTGTTCACTTACAAACCATGGCTAAGGTTGAACttgtaaaaataaattccatgttATCCAAAGACAGGGCCCCTTGGAGTTAAACACTTTCATCCTTCTTTTTCCTTGAGCCCAAGTTCCTCTTTTtcttggaaatggagccaggtgGAGGCCACAGAAGAAACCATGAAGGAAAAATGCTCCTCCCCTACTGGGGCTTGGGATGGAAGTCCGTGGGCACAGTGTTTCCAGGACACTTTCTGACAAGGTGAAGGTCAGGGCCCACCAGGCCTCAGCTTCAAGCCCAGGAGCTGCACCTGCGGCAAGCGGTGCCAGCAGTCCCCACACTCACATGGGGTAATTGAGCACAACATCCTGTTTGGCAAGCTCCAGCAACATAGGGTCGTCGAAGAACTTGCTGATGCTCACATCTTCACTCAGGCCCTGCAGAGAGTGGGAGTGAACGTGAGAATGAGGTCTACGGGGGCTGACTGGCTGGGGGCCATCCACGACCTATGCTtgcaggggaggctgcagggctACAAGGGCTCATCACAGCTGAGGAGAAGGCCCTCCTTTCCTGGCCAGACTGGGCCCCAGGTCTGGCCACATGAGGAGTTTCCAGAACGCACCTGTCTACATGCAATAAACTGTTGTCAGTCTACAGGCCCTCAGGAAAGGGCTCAAGGGAAAAATGAagagacccagctcctgctgagcCCCAGGGGAGTTGAGGGTTGGCAATGGGCCTGAGGGACACACACCTTCCTCCGACGGGTTTTGATCATGAATTCTCGGGCCAGGTGAGGTGCTGGCTGGGGCTCCAAGGGGCGGATGACAATGCTCTTGTCCAGGGGATCACCGGGTACAATCTGAAAGGCAAGGGGGATTCAGGTGGTGTCCAGGCAGCCTTCCCAGAGAAGTCAAGCCCCAGAATTAGGGCTCTTCTCTAGGAAGGCAGGGCTTGCAAGGGGAACAGGGCAAAGGTTAGCCTTGCGGGGTGGGAGGCCACACCTGCTGGCCTGAACAGCTTTCTCACCTGCCAGTGGTGGAAGACAGACAGGGAAAAGGCCTGTCCCTGGGTATGCGTCCGGAGATCAGTTTCAAACCCAAAAGAATCAATGGCCGGGATGAAAGCTTTGATGGTGTAGAGTGGGGAGCCTGGGATGGGTGCATCCTGAGTCACGTGTCCCCTGTGATGGAAAAACAAAGGCTGAGGCCTTGGCTGTGCAGAAACCAAAAGCCAAACTGCAGTGTGGCTTCTGCTGCCCCAAATGCATTCCAGCTTGGAGCTCCCATAGTAATTCTCTGTGGAAGTCAAAGGGACAGCAACCTCTAGGCAGAACACGGGAGTGGGGACACTGAAGAGACAGGGTGCTACAGACTTGCTTCAGCACCCAGCACTCCCCACCAGGGACTctctgggagtgggggtgggggctcagaaGAAATCTCAAATTGTAACCTGGAGTAAAGCTCATCGCTTTCCTACTTTCTCCTAGAAAGTACACTCACTGGGTTTTTGGAGAGGGGAGTGGAGTTCCATCTCTCCCCCAGCACAGTAGCTGCTGTTTCCTGTGCCCTCTGGCTCCCAGCACTCCCCCTAAGACATCCAGAGCTACTGACCTGCGCCTGGCCAGGACAGTGTAGACAGCAGAGACACAGTCTGCAGGGGCCTGGACCTCTACAAAGTAGTAAGGCTCCATCAGACGAGGAGTGGCCTGCAGCAGAGCGAGAGATGGCTCTTCAGCTTGGGGGGTGTAGGCTTGAGGCCGCACCAAACTCGGTCCTCCACTTAATCCACTGTCCAGGAAAGCCCCAGTCTCTTACCATGAGGAAGGCGGAGTAGACGACTCTCCTGGCCGTGGGGATGATCTGGCCCCCACCCCGGTGCAGGGGCTCCTGGGCAACCACTGCATCCAGGATCTTAAACTTGACATTCCGAATCACTGAAAAGGAGATGCAGACAGCTGCCTGAGGAGGGCTCTGGGGCGAGTCTCCAGGACATCTAGACCAACAGTCTTGCTACATCACAGCTGTCTCACAGACACAGCACAAAGAGCAGGCCGTTCCAAAGAGACAGGCAAGGCCTGGCAAAGAGGTCTGAAGGTGAACCGTGCTCCTAGTGTTTGCCTCAGGCCATGCTCAGACATGCGGGGCTTTCCTAGACAGCACAAGACACTGAAATTTTTGGATAAAGAGTATTTATCCAATTGCTAACTTGGTCCTACAGTCTAATCTTTGTCAATAAACCACTCCAACCTCACTGCCCTCTTGGTATCTCTCCTCAAGCACACTCTGAGTCAAAGCCTTCCCAGGAAGGAGGAGCAAATGTCAGTCAGGATGCATCCTAACCGTGGcaccagggcagggagaggaagggaggaagctgGCCAGCACATGGGATGGCCCTGGGTGCCCCACACTGCTTCACCTGCCAGGCCTCAAAGCTGGCGGGCCCACCCCAGCTGCAAGGTCCCTGAGAACTGGGGCGGGGAGGTGCTGACAGACTTACACTCATCacagaggggcccctctcggGTTCCCCACTGGAAACCTTGGACGATGCTGTCCTTCACTGAGCCAAGAAGAGCCTTGTCCACCTGCACAGAAACACGGGAGCTCCTTAGCATGCTCCTTGTCAACAGCTCGGGATTTGAGGGAGAAGACATGCACACCTACTAAGAGGATCCCCTCCATCACCAGAGGACACAAAAAGCTTCTGGGAAGACAGCACCCCTAGGTTCCCATCAGTTCTGCTGTACCTCCGAGGGCAGGGTGTCATCCACCAGGATGTTGGGGCCGGTGGCATCAGGGCCGAAAGCCCAGATGGAACGGGCAGCCAGCAGATCCCAGTCGTACTTGGTCTGGAAGAACTCGCCCAGCTTCTtcctgggggaaggagggaaatgGGGGAAACTCAGCGACAGACAGCTCTGTGACTGTTGGCTCCTGGGGACCTTCCCTCTCTGCAGTCACCTCGTCCCACCCACGCCGTGCTGAGCAAACAGCAAAGGGGGGGTACGCGTGGCTTTGCAGAGGAGCTCGTGGGACTCGAGACCAGGCAGGTAAGCTGCATTCCCCACCTGTTCCACGTGATCTGGACCACCTCGTTCTCTATGTCCTCGGCAAGGCCCTTCTCCAGAGGCTCGGCTATCATGGTGATCTTGTTCCTGGCAGGAAGGACACGGGTAATGAGGGGTCATAGGACTGGCGCGAGGGGTAGCTAAAGGGTGGCAAAGTAGACAGCCGGGCAGGGATGTTCGTGAAAGCCAAAGGGGCAGGGAAGAGCAAAAAGGGCTCATCTTCTCTTTtcatttgaatcttttttatttatttacttgaaaggcagagttagagagagaggtggggcgggggagagacatccattcactggttcattccccaaatggctgcaacaactggagctgggccgatccgaagccaggagccagaagcctcctccgggtctcccacataggtgcaggggcccaaagacttgggtcatcttccactgttttcccaagctatcagcagggagctggatcagaaagtggagcctcaaattggtgcccatatgggatgctggcgctgtaagtcagggctttaacccgctgcgccacagtgctgcacCCCCTATCCGTTTTTAAAAGCCaagtttgggggccagtgctgtggcatagtgggcagaactgctgcctacagtactggcatcccatatgggcactggttcaagtcccagctgctccacttctgatccagctctctgctgtggcctgggaaagcagtagaagatggcccaagtccttgggcccctgcacccgtgtgggagacccagaagctcctggctcctggctcccgatcagTCCAGCTCCATCATTGCTGTGCATTCTTAGGTGAAGAATGCCACAGCATCCTGTCCAAAGGCACAAGCAGGCAGCAGGGGTGTGAGACACATGTACCCCAAATGTCTGCCCATCCCAAGACTCAGACGGCTCTGCCTCCACAGCCCTGTgctggggtggagctggggggGAGGGTGTGCCCGTTAAGCCATCAGTCCCAGGGACGCTGAGCCCCCAGCTTACTTTTTATTGGGCGTTTCAGCAAAGCACTTGAGGGAGGATGTTTCCACCACTGTCTCACAAAATGTGACGACGGGGTCGGCCACCTGGGAAACAAGACAAAGCAGGGAGGTGAGGCCTATGTGTTGGAAAGACAACCACCCACCCTGGGGATTCTGAAGCTCCCGGCACTCCCTGTGAGAACCacttcctcccaccc from Lepus europaeus isolate LE1 chromosome 18, mLepTim1.pri, whole genome shotgun sequence encodes the following:
- the HIGD1B gene encoding HIG1 domain family member 1B, with the protein product MSANKGWWVPPEGEESVSGKFLRKTKESPLVPIGLGGCLLVATYRIYRLKARGSTKMSIHLIHTRVAAQACAVGAIMLGAVYTMYRDYSKRTASDAGEK